The DNA window CGTCACTCCCGACTCGCAACTCCAAACCTCGCAGGACCACCTCCTGCtccacagccccccacccagcccccactgccccccacccgcccctccAACCGCCAGACTTCCCACACTCCCCAGCACCGCTGCCGGCCTCCCGAGAGGCGCCCGAGGGCAGGCAGCGGTGGGCCCTCGGCGTGCCGGGGGTCCCTTGGTCTTGTCACAGGAACACGCCGAGGGGGTCAGGCTACGCTGTGCGCACGTCTCGCTCCGGCTACAGCCACCTTCAGTCCGTCCAAACCCGCTCCTCGCTCCACACGATGGTAGGGGGCACGGACGCTCGTGGGGCCTGGGGGCTTCGGGACTCACACCACCGGGGTCGTGGCGAAAGGCACCTCCTTCCCCTCAGACAGAGGGGTCGCCCACCTAGGCCTGGGACGCACCCTCTCCCCCCGAGGCTCGCGTCCCAGGGGTCCAGAGGGGAGAGCAGCACATGAAAACCTCATCACCAAACCGCTTCTTGGAGACGGGCCGAGACAGAATGCGGTCTAATCTGCATCATGCTGGGGTCACCcatctgtgtgcgtgtgtgtgcatgtgtaagtgtgcaggtgtgtgcatgggtgtgagTGGGCGTGCATGTGCgtgagggtgtgtgtgcgtgtgtaggtGTGTGCATGGCTGTgagtgggtgtgcgtgtgtgtgtggtgtgcacgTGTGAGGGTGTGCTCGCGTACATGTAGGGGGGTGTCTGCAAGGTATGCCTGTTTTTTAGAGTAGGGGTCGAGATGTTAAGAATTTGGAGTGTGTGGGTTTGCGGAGGATCGATTTTAGGGTGGATGGGGGTCTGTGccaattaaagtttattttcacaaattttgGTTTTCATGTTCTGTTCTGCCCTCGTCGGTCTCGGTGGGAACCCCCAGCTAGCTTCATGGTGACTTTCGAGGATGGAAAGAGCAAAGAGCAAGGCCAGGCCGAGCTGCAGGGCTGCCCGAGTtctccctggggggggggggcggagctgGCTGGAAAGTGACGTTGCGCCTAAACCTCGGATcggtcccttcctttctcctggaTGGTCAGGGGCCCGAGCCGCGGCCAATCCGACTCGAGGTCCCCGGGGAAGAGATGGAAGGGGGGGGGGCCTGATTCTTTCATCATGCCAATTATTTTGAAGCCAATttggttttagtattttttttagcCAATTGAtatgtttagggttttttttttttttaagccaaattaCTGCTCTGGTGTTTTCTAAAAAGCCAGTTGGTCTTAAGGGGACtgatgtgcatttgtgtgtgtcaTTTAGGGGTTCACAGTTTTAGGTTTTTGTTGTGCATTTTTGGGATAATGTGGGGGCTAGTTTTGGGGGGTATTGAAAGCCAATTGAGTTTGTACATTTTTAGAGATGTTACTAGGATCTCCCTCGCCCGATGGTGAGGGCCAAGGAgaaaagagcctgacatggggaggTTGGGgcatgggggctgggggtgggggagcccgcGGAGGGAAAATGGTACCGAGAGATGTCAGAGGCTGGACCCGATGGGCCGGTCCCTGGTCAGGAGGAGAGCACCAGGTGGGCGGTGCCGTTCAGCAGAATTAGGACGGTTTGGCTCACTTCCGATTGGTGGACGCCTCCGGAGAGGCGCCCCCGTGGGCGGCGGGGTCGTGGGTGGGCAGGGCGATCAGGGGACGGTGACGCTTGGCCTCTCTGAACGCCTCGAGCTCCTGGGCGAGCACGCGACCCCGGCGGGCGCGCAGGAGGGCAGGCAGGCCCCTGCGCAGGCGCTGGGCCGATTGCTTCCAGCTGTCATATTGGAAGAACTTGCCCACGGGGTATCTGGGGAAGTTGTCCTGGAGGGGGGAGGACCAGTCAAGGGGGGAGCCGCTCCTGGCTCCTGCCCGCAGCCGCCCTGCCCTCCCTCGTGGACCCTCCATGGCCTCACATGGAGGGGGTCTCGGCCCTATGTCCCATCCCACCTGCCCACGGGAAACGGCGCCGCTCTGGGCCGCGGTCCTCGgcgttggcggggggggggggggggggcggtccgcGGCAGTCCGCGAGCCCAGGAGCTGGCTGAGCCCTGGCCCCCCACAACCACCTCCACGAGAGGGCGgggtccccccccccgcccccagcagtgGCCCGGGCTGCTTACCGGAAGCACGGTCGGAGGGGTCGACACGTCCCTCTCGGACTTGGCGGGGGCGGCGCAGTAGGTCTCCAGAAGGGCCAGGTCACAGCTGCGGAAGCAACACTCTTCCACGATGCCACGGCTGCTGCGGCGGTTCACGCGGCTCGCCGGCCTGCCTGGAAGTCCCGCAGGGGGAACGAGAGCCGCACTGAGCACCGGGGCAGCGCGCGAGCGCGGCCGGGACGCAGGTGGGGTGCCAGCACCCTGGCCTCGCGGCGCCTCCCTCCTCGCGGGGACCGCGGGCAGGGCCTCCAGGGTCCACTGCCCAGGCAGGTGTGGGAAATGCGCAGGCGTGAGCCCGCCAggggccccgccccccaggatgCGGGGCGCAGGGTCCCGTGCTGAAGGCCACGCTGGGACGCAAGTGCCATCCCTGAACGGGGCAGGACCCTGGGGGCCGCAGCCCTCGAGACGCCGAGGCAGGCAtgggagaagaaggggaagacgGGAGGGGAGGAGTGAGGACCTACATGAAACCACGCCCCCCTTTCCTCCCGTCGTCCCCGCCCCTCCGCAGCTTGGGCTCCAAGGTCAGCTGCAAGGAAGAGTACCGGCCCTAGCCTTGGGGGcgcagggggtgggggcgaggACTGGCGTCAGTGGGGAGGAGGTACCacgggtgggggctgggcccagCCCTCCTTGCAGGGGACCCACACCCTGGGCACCTGCCCCCAAAGGAGGCAggtgagagggacagggagggcacAGCGAGGCCAGGTGGACTGGGCTTCTGAAGCCTGGAGAAGCAGTAGTGCTTTTCAAAGAGAAGCTTTAGAGACCAAGGCTGCAGAGGGGGGCGTCGCCCGGGGAGCCCCTGGGCCAGGCGTGGCCATGAGGGCACTCAccatcttccctcccccaccccggccctTGTCTGGGCTCctgctggggaaggaggtggcTGAGCCCGCAGCAGGGAACATGCGCTCCCCACCTTCAGGGTCAGCCTGGGCCTGCTCCTCCGTGCCTCCCACTATCCAGATAAAtgctcccctccccatcctgtagataaggaaactgaggctgagctTTCTGGGAGGTGAGGGCAAGAGCCCATGCCCTTGAGGAAGAGGTCTCCTCcaacgtgggggtggggggcgcacaCAGGCCCGGGGGGCAAGAAAAGGCAGAGTTCTCAGGAAAAACCCAGCCCCAGGATGGACATGGAGAGAAGTGCAAGAAACAGCCAAAGCCCACGCTGTGGCCCGCGCCCCAGTACTGTCTTGTAGGCGGGGTCTCATCTCTGCTGCAAGCTCAGGGCGGGCGGCGCCCCCAGCACACGGGGCAGGAAACACCCGCTTTTGTTTTTATGGGTCTTCGATCCATTCTATTAAACGTTAAATCAGATAACTCACAAATACCTGCTCACCGTCAAAATGTCAGGCACCCTCCAGGAAGAAGCAGTGAGGGGAAAGTCCACCTCCCTGCTGGGGCGGGGGTCTGCCTCCAGCCACCCTGCACCCCACCCACACCTGCTGTGGTCTCTCCTGGAAAGAGAGCATTCTACTTTCCCGGGTTGCAGGAAGCTCAGGGGTGTGAGCGCCACCCCCACGCACCACAGGCACCCAATAAACGTGGACTCCAGGTCCCCACCGTGCTCATGAAGTCTCGGGAGCTTCCCTCTGCCTGGCCACCCACACCAGGTATCCCGGAGGGTGTCCACGGGTGTCTGAGAAATGGTACGGGGGACTGCAGCGTTTACGGAGCACCTGCTGggtgtgccctcccc is part of the Suricata suricatta isolate VVHF042 chromosome 11, meerkat_22Aug2017_6uvM2_HiC, whole genome shotgun sequence genome and encodes:
- the IGF2 gene encoding insulin-like growth factor II isoform X2; amino-acid sequence: MPMGVPMGKSMLVLLTFLALASCCFAAYRPSETLCGGELVDTLQFVCGDRGFYFSRPASRVNRRSSRGIVEECCFRSCDLALLETYCAAPAKSERDVSTPPTVLPDNFPRYPVGKFFQYDSWKQSAQRLRRGLPALLRARRGRVLAQELEAFREAKRHRPLIALPTHDPAAHGGASPEASTNRK
- the IGF2 gene encoding insulin-like growth factor II isoform X1, with translation MPMGVPMGKSMLVLLTFLALASCCFAAYRPSETLCGGELVDTLQFVCGDRGFYFRLPGRPASRVNRRSSRGIVEECCFRSCDLALLETYCAAPAKSERDVSTPPTVLPDNFPRYPVGKFFQYDSWKQSAQRLRRGLPALLRARRGRVLAQELEAFREAKRHRPLIALPTHDPAAHGGASPEASTNRK